The proteins below are encoded in one region of Pongo pygmaeus isolate AG05252 chromosome 20, NHGRI_mPonPyg2-v2.0_pri, whole genome shotgun sequence:
- the LOC134738817 gene encoding uncharacterized protein LOC134738817 has product MGNVVQGRNAVNPATMRAKGFLAPSLVLAVSLELTHPDANSPSECRGDETLTGQFNLYMGDELEGKTNGRRVKRKLNYCANTRNSNPGGYCRVNNDRYYFV; this is encoded by the exons ATGGGAAATGTAGTCCAGGGCAGAAACGCGGTCAACCCAGCCACGATGCGAGCCAAAGGATTCTTGGCTCCAAGCCTGGTCCTGGCTGTTAGTTTGGAACTCACGCACCCAGATGCTAACTCGCCCTCAGAATGCAGAGGGGATGAAACACTGACCGGACAATTCAATCTGTATATGG GAGATGAACTGGAGGGGAAGACGAATGGCAGGAGGGTGAAGAGAAAGCTGAATTACTGTGCAAACACCCGCAACTCAAATCCGGGTGGTTACTGCAGAGTGAATAACGATAGGTACTATTTCGTGTAA